One Phocoena sinus isolate mPhoSin1 chromosome 14, mPhoSin1.pri, whole genome shotgun sequence genomic region harbors:
- the LOC116739155 gene encoding desmocollin-2-like isoform X4, whose product MAVARPTGSASGALCWQLLLTLAILTFACDACKTVTLHVPSKLDAVKYIGRVNLKECFKSANLIHSSDPDFQILEDGSVYTTNAILLSSAKRSFTVLLSNTETQEEKKILVLLEQQTEVLRKRRSQEKVLIRAKRRWAPIPCSVSENSLGPFPLFLQQIQSDTAQNYTIYYSISGPGVDKEPLNLFYVERDTGNLFCTRPVDREKYPSFELVAFATTKDGYTPESPLPLLIRIEDENDNFPIFTETTYIFNVSENSRVGTTVGQVCATDEDEPDTLHTRLMYSIIEQLPASRTLFFMQPATGVITTTSSQLDREVTDKYQLKIKVQDMDGQYFGLQTTATCIINIGDVNDNLPTFNRLSYEISVEENTIDVEILRVAVTDKDLINTANWRANYTILKGNKNGNFKIVTDPKTNEGVLYVVKPLNYEEKQEMTLQISVVNEAPNFASSRSTGSMATVTVNVQNQDEGPECRPAVQIVHIKENAPVSTKVIGYKAHDPETNSSSGISYEKLSDPEGWVSVDENSGSITILRSLDREAKTIRNGIYNITILASDKGKRTCTGTLGIILKDVNDNGPFIPQKTVIICKTVMSSAEIVAVDPDEPIHGPPFDFSLEGVSDSGVLRMWRLTKINDTAARLSYLNDPQFGEYIVPVRVADRLGQSLVTQLKVILCDCVTQSDCNIRSPLIGGRPILGKWAILAMLLGIALLFCVLFTLVCGATGAAKKPKVFPDDLAQQNLIVSNTEAPGDDKVYSTNGFTTYTMGGSTQGICSTLGSGVKNGGQETIEMVKGGQTVESCQEAGHHHTLGSCKGGGQHTLDSCRGGQVEADNCRHAYSD is encoded by the exons ATGGCGGTAGCGCGACCCACAGGCTCCGCGAGCGGAGCCCTTTGCTGGCAACTCCTGCTGACCCTCGCG ATCTTAACATTTGCCTGTGATGCCTGCAAAACAGTGACACTACATGTTCCCTCCAAACTAGATGCTGTAAAATATATTGGTAGAG TTAACCTGAAGGAGTGCTTTAAATCTGCAAATCTAATTCATTCAAGTGATCCTGATTTCCAAATTTTAGAAGATGGTTCAGTCTATACAACAAATGCCATTCTTTTGTCCTCAGCGAAGAGATCTTTTACCGTATTACTTTCCAACACAGAGAcccaagaagagaagaaaatacttGTCCTTTTAGAGCAACAAACAGAG GTACTGAGGAAAAGGCGTTCTCAAGAAAAAGTTCTAATACGTGCCAAGAGAAGATGGGCTCCTATTCCTTGTTCAGTGTCTGAGAATTCCTTGGGTCCTTTCCCACTTTTTCTTCAACAG ATTCAATCTGATACAGCACAAAACTACACTATTTACTATTCCATAAGTGGGCCTGGAGTTGACAAAGAacctctaaatttattttatgtagagAGAGATACTGGAAACCTGTTTTGTACTCGTCCTGTAGATCGTGAAAAGTATCCATCTTTTGAG CTAGTTGCCTTTGCAACAACTAAGGATGGATATACTCCAGAATCTCCACTGCCCCTACTAATCAGAATCGAGGATGAGAATGATAACTTCCCAATTTTTACAGAAAcaacttacatttttaatgtttctgaaaacAGCAGAGTTG GTACTACCGTGGGACAGGTTTGTGCAACTGACGAAGATGAGCCTGACACACTGCACACGCGTCTAATGTACTCCATCATCGAGCAGTTACCAGCATCACGCACCCTCTTTTTTATGCAGCCAGCTACAGGTGTGATCACCACAACATCATCTCAGCTAGACAGAGAG GTAACTGATAAATACcaattgaaaataaaagtacaagaCATGGATGGTCAATATTTTGGTTTGCAGACAACTGCAACTTGCATCATTAATATTGGAGATGTGAATGACAACTTGCCAACATTCAACCGTTTATCT tatGAGATATCAGTGGAGGAAAATACAATTGATGTGGAAATCTTACGTGTTGCCGTTACGGATAAGGATTTAATTAATACTGCTAATTGGAGAGCTAATTATACCATTTTAAAGggcaataaaaatggaaattttaaaattgtaacagATCCCAAAACCAATGAAGGAGTTCTGTATGTGGTTAAG CcactgaattatgaagaaaaacaagagatgACCCTACAAATCAGTGTAGTTAATGAAGCTCCAAATTTTGCTAGTTCGAGATCAACCGGGAGCATGGCGACAGTCACTGTTAATGTACAAAATCAGGATGAAGGCCCTGAGTGTCGCCCTGCAGTGCAAATTGTtcatattaaagaaaatgcaCCAGTGAGCACAAAGGTCATTGGATATAAAGCACATGACCCGGAAACAAATAGTAGCAGTGGCATAAG TTATGAGAAATTAAGTGATCCAGAAGGATGGGTCAGTGTTGATGAAAACTCAGGATCAATCACAATTTTAAGAAGCCTGGATAGAGAGGCAAAGACCATCAGAAAtggtatatataatattacaatCCTTGCCTCAGACAAAG GTAAGAGAACATGTACTGGGACACTAGGGATTATACTTAAAGACGTGAATGATAACGGCCCATTCATACCTCAAAAGACAGTGATAATCTGTAAAACTGTCATGTCATCGGCGGAGATTGTGGCCGTAGATCCCGATGAACCCATACACGGCCCACCCTTTGACTTCAGTTTGGAAGGTGTTTCTGATTCAGGAGTACTTAGAATGTGGAGACTGACAAAAATTAATG atACAGCAGCACGTCTTTCCTATCTGAATGACCCCCAGTTTGGAGAGTATATAGTACCTGTCAGAGTTGCAGATAGGCTTGGCCAATCACTTGTCACTCAGTTAAAGGTGATATTATGTGACTGTGTTACCCAAAGTGACTGCAACATTCGCTCACCTCTGATTGGCGGAAGACCGATACTTGGAAAGTGGGCCATCCTTGCAATGTTGCTGGGCATAGCATTGCTTTTTT GTGTCCTATTTACCTTAGTCTGTGGGGCTACTGGGGCAGCCAAAAAGCCAAAAGTATTTCCCGATGATTTAGCCCAGCAGAACCTCATTGTATCAAACACTGAAGCTCCCGGCGATGACAAAGTG TATTCCACCAACGGCTTCACAACCTATACTATGGGAGGCTCCACTCAGGGAATTTGCAGCACCCTGGGATCCGGAGTGAAAAACGGAGGGCAGGAGACCATTGAAATGGTGAAAGGAGGGCAGACCGTTGAGTCCTGCCAGGAGGCCGGGCATCATCACACCCTGGGATCGTGTAAGGGAGGTGGACAGCACACCCTGGATTCCTGCAGAGGAGGACAAGTAGAGGCAGACAACTGCAGACACGCGTACTCCGATTG A
- the LOC116739155 gene encoding desmocollin-2-like isoform X5 has product MAVARPTGSASGALCWQLLLTLAILTFACDACKTVTLHVPSKLDAVKYIGRVNLKECFKSANLIHSSDPDFQILEDGSVYTTNAILLSSAKRSFTVLLSNTETQEEKKILVLLEQQTEVLRKRRSQEKVLIRAKRRWAPIPCSVSENSLGPFPLFLQQIQSDTAQNYTIYYSISGPGVDKEPLNLFYVERDTGNLFCTRPVDREKYPSFELVAFATTKDGYTPESPLPLLIRIEDENDNFPIFTETTYIFNVSENSRVGTTVGQVCATDEDEPDTLHTRLMYSIIEQLPASRTLFFMQPATGVITTTSSQLDREVTDKYQLKIKVQDMDGQYFGLQTTATCIINIGDVNDNLPTFNRLSYEISVEENTIDVEILRVAVTDKDLINTANWRANYTILKGNKNGNFKIVTDPKTNEGVLYVVKPLNYEEKQEMTLQISVVNEAPNFASSRSTGSMATVTVNVQNQDEGPECRPAVQIVHIKENAPVSTKVIGYKAHDPETNSSSGISYEKLSDPEGWVSVDENSGSITILRSLDREAKTIRNGIYNITILASDKGKRTCTGTLGIILKDVNDNGPFIPQKTVIICKTVMSSAEIVAVDPDEPIHGPPFDFSLEGVSDSGVLRMWRLTKINDTAARLSYLNDPQFGEYIVPVRVADRLGQSLVTQLKVILCDCVTQSDCNIRSPLIGGRPILGKWAILAMLLGIALLFCVLFTLVCGATGAAKKPKVFPDDLAQQNLIVSNTEAPGDDKVSGEGIKGQSM; this is encoded by the exons ATGGCGGTAGCGCGACCCACAGGCTCCGCGAGCGGAGCCCTTTGCTGGCAACTCCTGCTGACCCTCGCG ATCTTAACATTTGCCTGTGATGCCTGCAAAACAGTGACACTACATGTTCCCTCCAAACTAGATGCTGTAAAATATATTGGTAGAG TTAACCTGAAGGAGTGCTTTAAATCTGCAAATCTAATTCATTCAAGTGATCCTGATTTCCAAATTTTAGAAGATGGTTCAGTCTATACAACAAATGCCATTCTTTTGTCCTCAGCGAAGAGATCTTTTACCGTATTACTTTCCAACACAGAGAcccaagaagagaagaaaatacttGTCCTTTTAGAGCAACAAACAGAG GTACTGAGGAAAAGGCGTTCTCAAGAAAAAGTTCTAATACGTGCCAAGAGAAGATGGGCTCCTATTCCTTGTTCAGTGTCTGAGAATTCCTTGGGTCCTTTCCCACTTTTTCTTCAACAG ATTCAATCTGATACAGCACAAAACTACACTATTTACTATTCCATAAGTGGGCCTGGAGTTGACAAAGAacctctaaatttattttatgtagagAGAGATACTGGAAACCTGTTTTGTACTCGTCCTGTAGATCGTGAAAAGTATCCATCTTTTGAG CTAGTTGCCTTTGCAACAACTAAGGATGGATATACTCCAGAATCTCCACTGCCCCTACTAATCAGAATCGAGGATGAGAATGATAACTTCCCAATTTTTACAGAAAcaacttacatttttaatgtttctgaaaacAGCAGAGTTG GTACTACCGTGGGACAGGTTTGTGCAACTGACGAAGATGAGCCTGACACACTGCACACGCGTCTAATGTACTCCATCATCGAGCAGTTACCAGCATCACGCACCCTCTTTTTTATGCAGCCAGCTACAGGTGTGATCACCACAACATCATCTCAGCTAGACAGAGAG GTAACTGATAAATACcaattgaaaataaaagtacaagaCATGGATGGTCAATATTTTGGTTTGCAGACAACTGCAACTTGCATCATTAATATTGGAGATGTGAATGACAACTTGCCAACATTCAACCGTTTATCT tatGAGATATCAGTGGAGGAAAATACAATTGATGTGGAAATCTTACGTGTTGCCGTTACGGATAAGGATTTAATTAATACTGCTAATTGGAGAGCTAATTATACCATTTTAAAGggcaataaaaatggaaattttaaaattgtaacagATCCCAAAACCAATGAAGGAGTTCTGTATGTGGTTAAG CcactgaattatgaagaaaaacaagagatgACCCTACAAATCAGTGTAGTTAATGAAGCTCCAAATTTTGCTAGTTCGAGATCAACCGGGAGCATGGCGACAGTCACTGTTAATGTACAAAATCAGGATGAAGGCCCTGAGTGTCGCCCTGCAGTGCAAATTGTtcatattaaagaaaatgcaCCAGTGAGCACAAAGGTCATTGGATATAAAGCACATGACCCGGAAACAAATAGTAGCAGTGGCATAAG TTATGAGAAATTAAGTGATCCAGAAGGATGGGTCAGTGTTGATGAAAACTCAGGATCAATCACAATTTTAAGAAGCCTGGATAGAGAGGCAAAGACCATCAGAAAtggtatatataatattacaatCCTTGCCTCAGACAAAG GTAAGAGAACATGTACTGGGACACTAGGGATTATACTTAAAGACGTGAATGATAACGGCCCATTCATACCTCAAAAGACAGTGATAATCTGTAAAACTGTCATGTCATCGGCGGAGATTGTGGCCGTAGATCCCGATGAACCCATACACGGCCCACCCTTTGACTTCAGTTTGGAAGGTGTTTCTGATTCAGGAGTACTTAGAATGTGGAGACTGACAAAAATTAATG atACAGCAGCACGTCTTTCCTATCTGAATGACCCCCAGTTTGGAGAGTATATAGTACCTGTCAGAGTTGCAGATAGGCTTGGCCAATCACTTGTCACTCAGTTAAAGGTGATATTATGTGACTGTGTTACCCAAAGTGACTGCAACATTCGCTCACCTCTGATTGGCGGAAGACCGATACTTGGAAAGTGGGCCATCCTTGCAATGTTGCTGGGCATAGCATTGCTTTTTT GTGTCCTATTTACCTTAGTCTGTGGGGCTACTGGGGCAGCCAAAAAGCCAAAAGTATTTCCCGATGATTTAGCCCAGCAGAACCTCATTGTATCAAACACTGAAGCTCCCGGCGATGACAAAGTG TCAGGTGAAGGAATCAAGGGTCAATCCATGTGA
- the LOC116739155 gene encoding desmocollin-2-like isoform X3 — translation MAVARPTGSASGALCWQLLLTLAILTFACDACKTVTLHVPSKLDAVKYIGRVNLKECFKSANLIHSSDPDFQILEDGSVYTTNAILLSSAKRSFTVLLSNTETQEEKKILVLLEQQTEVLRKRRSQEKVLIRAKRRWAPIPCSVSENSLGPFPLFLQQIQSDTAQNYTIYYSISGPGVDKEPLNLFYVERDTGNLFCTRPVDREKYPSFELVAFATTKDGYTPESPLPLLIRIEDENDNFPIFTETTYIFNVSENSRVGTTVGQVCATDEDEPDTLHTRLMYSIIEQLPASRTLFFMQPATGVITTTSSQLDREVTDKYQLKIKVQDMDGQYFGLQTTATCIINIGDVNDNLPTFNRLSYEISVEENTIDVEILRVAVTDKDLINTANWRANYTILKGNKNGNFKIVTDPKTNEGVLYVVKPLNYEEKQEMTLQISVVNEAPNFASSRSTGSMATVTVNVQNQDEGPECRPAVQIVHIKENAPVSTKVIGYKAHDPETNSSSGISYEKLSDPEGWVSVDENSGSITILRSLDREAKTIRNGIYNITILASDKGKRTCTGTLGIILKDVNDNGPFIPQKTVIICKTVMSSAEIVAVDPDEPIHGPPFDFSLEGVSDSGVLRMWRLTKINDTAARLSYLNDPQFGEYIVPVRVADRLGQSLVTQLKVILCDCVTQSDCNIRSPLIGGRPILGKWAILAMLLGIALLFCVLFTLVCGATGAAKKPKVFPDDLAQQNLIVSNTEAPGDDKVYSTNGFTTYTMGGSTQGICSTLGSGVKNGGQETIEMVKGGQTVESCQEAGHHHTLGSCKGGGQHTLDSCRGGQVEADNCRHAYSDWYTYTQPRLGEESIRGHTD, via the exons ATGGCGGTAGCGCGACCCACAGGCTCCGCGAGCGGAGCCCTTTGCTGGCAACTCCTGCTGACCCTCGCG ATCTTAACATTTGCCTGTGATGCCTGCAAAACAGTGACACTACATGTTCCCTCCAAACTAGATGCTGTAAAATATATTGGTAGAG TTAACCTGAAGGAGTGCTTTAAATCTGCAAATCTAATTCATTCAAGTGATCCTGATTTCCAAATTTTAGAAGATGGTTCAGTCTATACAACAAATGCCATTCTTTTGTCCTCAGCGAAGAGATCTTTTACCGTATTACTTTCCAACACAGAGAcccaagaagagaagaaaatacttGTCCTTTTAGAGCAACAAACAGAG GTACTGAGGAAAAGGCGTTCTCAAGAAAAAGTTCTAATACGTGCCAAGAGAAGATGGGCTCCTATTCCTTGTTCAGTGTCTGAGAATTCCTTGGGTCCTTTCCCACTTTTTCTTCAACAG ATTCAATCTGATACAGCACAAAACTACACTATTTACTATTCCATAAGTGGGCCTGGAGTTGACAAAGAacctctaaatttattttatgtagagAGAGATACTGGAAACCTGTTTTGTACTCGTCCTGTAGATCGTGAAAAGTATCCATCTTTTGAG CTAGTTGCCTTTGCAACAACTAAGGATGGATATACTCCAGAATCTCCACTGCCCCTACTAATCAGAATCGAGGATGAGAATGATAACTTCCCAATTTTTACAGAAAcaacttacatttttaatgtttctgaaaacAGCAGAGTTG GTACTACCGTGGGACAGGTTTGTGCAACTGACGAAGATGAGCCTGACACACTGCACACGCGTCTAATGTACTCCATCATCGAGCAGTTACCAGCATCACGCACCCTCTTTTTTATGCAGCCAGCTACAGGTGTGATCACCACAACATCATCTCAGCTAGACAGAGAG GTAACTGATAAATACcaattgaaaataaaagtacaagaCATGGATGGTCAATATTTTGGTTTGCAGACAACTGCAACTTGCATCATTAATATTGGAGATGTGAATGACAACTTGCCAACATTCAACCGTTTATCT tatGAGATATCAGTGGAGGAAAATACAATTGATGTGGAAATCTTACGTGTTGCCGTTACGGATAAGGATTTAATTAATACTGCTAATTGGAGAGCTAATTATACCATTTTAAAGggcaataaaaatggaaattttaaaattgtaacagATCCCAAAACCAATGAAGGAGTTCTGTATGTGGTTAAG CcactgaattatgaagaaaaacaagagatgACCCTACAAATCAGTGTAGTTAATGAAGCTCCAAATTTTGCTAGTTCGAGATCAACCGGGAGCATGGCGACAGTCACTGTTAATGTACAAAATCAGGATGAAGGCCCTGAGTGTCGCCCTGCAGTGCAAATTGTtcatattaaagaaaatgcaCCAGTGAGCACAAAGGTCATTGGATATAAAGCACATGACCCGGAAACAAATAGTAGCAGTGGCATAAG TTATGAGAAATTAAGTGATCCAGAAGGATGGGTCAGTGTTGATGAAAACTCAGGATCAATCACAATTTTAAGAAGCCTGGATAGAGAGGCAAAGACCATCAGAAAtggtatatataatattacaatCCTTGCCTCAGACAAAG GTAAGAGAACATGTACTGGGACACTAGGGATTATACTTAAAGACGTGAATGATAACGGCCCATTCATACCTCAAAAGACAGTGATAATCTGTAAAACTGTCATGTCATCGGCGGAGATTGTGGCCGTAGATCCCGATGAACCCATACACGGCCCACCCTTTGACTTCAGTTTGGAAGGTGTTTCTGATTCAGGAGTACTTAGAATGTGGAGACTGACAAAAATTAATG atACAGCAGCACGTCTTTCCTATCTGAATGACCCCCAGTTTGGAGAGTATATAGTACCTGTCAGAGTTGCAGATAGGCTTGGCCAATCACTTGTCACTCAGTTAAAGGTGATATTATGTGACTGTGTTACCCAAAGTGACTGCAACATTCGCTCACCTCTGATTGGCGGAAGACCGATACTTGGAAAGTGGGCCATCCTTGCAATGTTGCTGGGCATAGCATTGCTTTTTT GTGTCCTATTTACCTTAGTCTGTGGGGCTACTGGGGCAGCCAAAAAGCCAAAAGTATTTCCCGATGATTTAGCCCAGCAGAACCTCATTGTATCAAACACTGAAGCTCCCGGCGATGACAAAGTG TATTCCACCAACGGCTTCACAACCTATACTATGGGAGGCTCCACTCAGGGAATTTGCAGCACCCTGGGATCCGGAGTGAAAAACGGAGGGCAGGAGACCATTGAAATGGTGAAAGGAGGGCAGACCGTTGAGTCCTGCCAGGAGGCCGGGCATCATCACACCCTGGGATCGTGTAAGGGAGGTGGACAGCACACCCTGGATTCCTGCAGAGGAGGACAAGTAGAGGCAGACAACTGCAGACACGCGTACTCCGATTGGTACACCTACACTCAGCCCCGCCTTGGTGAA GAATCCATTAGAGGACACactgattaa
- the LOC116739155 gene encoding desmocollin-2-like isoform X1 translates to MAVARPTGSASGALCWQLLLTLAILTFACDACKTVTLHVPSKLDAVKYIGRVNLKECFKSANLIHSSDPDFQILEDGSVYTTNAILLSSAKRSFTVLLSNTETQEEKKILVLLEQQTEVLRKRRSQEKVLIRAKRRWAPIPCSVSENSLGPFPLFLQQIQSDTAQNYTIYYSISGPGVDKEPLNLFYVERDTGNLFCTRPVDREKYPSFELVAFATTKDGYTPESPLPLLIRIEDENDNFPIFTETTYIFNVSENSRVGTTVGQVCATDEDEPDTLHTRLMYSIIEQLPASRTLFFMQPATGVITTTSSQLDREVTDKYQLKIKVQDMDGQYFGLQTTATCIINIGDVNDNLPTFNRLSYEISVEENTIDVEILRVAVTDKDLINTANWRANYTILKGNKNGNFKIVTDPKTNEGVLYVVKPLNYEEKQEMTLQISVVNEAPNFASSRSTGSMATVTVNVQNQDEGPECRPAVQIVHIKENAPVSTKVIGYKAHDPETNSSSGISYEKLSDPEGWVSVDENSGSITILRSLDREAKTIRNGIYNITILASDKGKRTCTGTLGIILKDVNDNGPFIPQKTVIICKTVMSSAEIVAVDPDEPIHGPPFDFSLEGVSDSGVLRMWRLTKINDTAARLSYLNDPQFGEYIVPVRVADRLGQSLVTQLKVILCDCVTQSDCNIRSPLIGGRPILGKWAILAMLLGIALLFCVLFTLVCGATGAAKKPKVFPDDLAQQNLIVSNTEAPGDDKVYSTNGFTTYTMGGSTQGICSTLGSGVKNGGQETIEMVKGGQTVESCQEAGHHHTLGSCKGGGQHTLDSCRGGQVEADNCRHAYSDWYTYTQPRLGEKVQLCNQDNSHTHAQDYVRTYNYEGKGSAAGSVGCCSERQEEDGLEFLDHLEPKFRTLAEACMKR, encoded by the exons ATGGCGGTAGCGCGACCCACAGGCTCCGCGAGCGGAGCCCTTTGCTGGCAACTCCTGCTGACCCTCGCG ATCTTAACATTTGCCTGTGATGCCTGCAAAACAGTGACACTACATGTTCCCTCCAAACTAGATGCTGTAAAATATATTGGTAGAG TTAACCTGAAGGAGTGCTTTAAATCTGCAAATCTAATTCATTCAAGTGATCCTGATTTCCAAATTTTAGAAGATGGTTCAGTCTATACAACAAATGCCATTCTTTTGTCCTCAGCGAAGAGATCTTTTACCGTATTACTTTCCAACACAGAGAcccaagaagagaagaaaatacttGTCCTTTTAGAGCAACAAACAGAG GTACTGAGGAAAAGGCGTTCTCAAGAAAAAGTTCTAATACGTGCCAAGAGAAGATGGGCTCCTATTCCTTGTTCAGTGTCTGAGAATTCCTTGGGTCCTTTCCCACTTTTTCTTCAACAG ATTCAATCTGATACAGCACAAAACTACACTATTTACTATTCCATAAGTGGGCCTGGAGTTGACAAAGAacctctaaatttattttatgtagagAGAGATACTGGAAACCTGTTTTGTACTCGTCCTGTAGATCGTGAAAAGTATCCATCTTTTGAG CTAGTTGCCTTTGCAACAACTAAGGATGGATATACTCCAGAATCTCCACTGCCCCTACTAATCAGAATCGAGGATGAGAATGATAACTTCCCAATTTTTACAGAAAcaacttacatttttaatgtttctgaaaacAGCAGAGTTG GTACTACCGTGGGACAGGTTTGTGCAACTGACGAAGATGAGCCTGACACACTGCACACGCGTCTAATGTACTCCATCATCGAGCAGTTACCAGCATCACGCACCCTCTTTTTTATGCAGCCAGCTACAGGTGTGATCACCACAACATCATCTCAGCTAGACAGAGAG GTAACTGATAAATACcaattgaaaataaaagtacaagaCATGGATGGTCAATATTTTGGTTTGCAGACAACTGCAACTTGCATCATTAATATTGGAGATGTGAATGACAACTTGCCAACATTCAACCGTTTATCT tatGAGATATCAGTGGAGGAAAATACAATTGATGTGGAAATCTTACGTGTTGCCGTTACGGATAAGGATTTAATTAATACTGCTAATTGGAGAGCTAATTATACCATTTTAAAGggcaataaaaatggaaattttaaaattgtaacagATCCCAAAACCAATGAAGGAGTTCTGTATGTGGTTAAG CcactgaattatgaagaaaaacaagagatgACCCTACAAATCAGTGTAGTTAATGAAGCTCCAAATTTTGCTAGTTCGAGATCAACCGGGAGCATGGCGACAGTCACTGTTAATGTACAAAATCAGGATGAAGGCCCTGAGTGTCGCCCTGCAGTGCAAATTGTtcatattaaagaaaatgcaCCAGTGAGCACAAAGGTCATTGGATATAAAGCACATGACCCGGAAACAAATAGTAGCAGTGGCATAAG TTATGAGAAATTAAGTGATCCAGAAGGATGGGTCAGTGTTGATGAAAACTCAGGATCAATCACAATTTTAAGAAGCCTGGATAGAGAGGCAAAGACCATCAGAAAtggtatatataatattacaatCCTTGCCTCAGACAAAG GTAAGAGAACATGTACTGGGACACTAGGGATTATACTTAAAGACGTGAATGATAACGGCCCATTCATACCTCAAAAGACAGTGATAATCTGTAAAACTGTCATGTCATCGGCGGAGATTGTGGCCGTAGATCCCGATGAACCCATACACGGCCCACCCTTTGACTTCAGTTTGGAAGGTGTTTCTGATTCAGGAGTACTTAGAATGTGGAGACTGACAAAAATTAATG atACAGCAGCACGTCTTTCCTATCTGAATGACCCCCAGTTTGGAGAGTATATAGTACCTGTCAGAGTTGCAGATAGGCTTGGCCAATCACTTGTCACTCAGTTAAAGGTGATATTATGTGACTGTGTTACCCAAAGTGACTGCAACATTCGCTCACCTCTGATTGGCGGAAGACCGATACTTGGAAAGTGGGCCATCCTTGCAATGTTGCTGGGCATAGCATTGCTTTTTT GTGTCCTATTTACCTTAGTCTGTGGGGCTACTGGGGCAGCCAAAAAGCCAAAAGTATTTCCCGATGATTTAGCCCAGCAGAACCTCATTGTATCAAACACTGAAGCTCCCGGCGATGACAAAGTG TATTCCACCAACGGCTTCACAACCTATACTATGGGAGGCTCCACTCAGGGAATTTGCAGCACCCTGGGATCCGGAGTGAAAAACGGAGGGCAGGAGACCATTGAAATGGTGAAAGGAGGGCAGACCGTTGAGTCCTGCCAGGAGGCCGGGCATCATCACACCCTGGGATCGTGTAAGGGAGGTGGACAGCACACCCTGGATTCCTGCAGAGGAGGACAAGTAGAGGCAGACAACTGCAGACACGCGTACTCCGATTGGTACACCTACACTCAGCCCCGCCTTGGTGAA AAGGTCCAGCTGTGTAATCAGGATAACAGTCATACGCATGCACAAGACTACGTCCGGACGTATAACTATGAAGGAAAAGGATCGGCGGCTGGTTCTGTGGGTTGTTGCAGTGAACGACAAGAAGAAGATGGGCTTGAATTTTTGGATCATTTGGAACCCAAATTTAGGACACTAGCAGAAGCATGCATGAAGAGATGA